Genomic segment of Scyliorhinus torazame isolate Kashiwa2021f chromosome 7, sScyTor2.1, whole genome shotgun sequence:
aggcggtggtgattttacctgaggatcaccacacctcgggcgaggggcaaggttgagaaggctgggcctttATAAATAACCTCAGCGATTCGGGGATTGATGTTGCgccgttggccttgttctgcatcacaaactagctgtccagccaaccgagCAAACCGGCCCCATAGTAATACTATGGTGGCAAGGAATGCAACAGTTTTTTGTGATATCATGTTCCCACATAATAAAGCAATATGCTGTCTTAAGTTTTTTAATGTTAAACTACAAAAATTAGTAATCCATTTGGCATGAATAAAATATACAAGAGTCAGTGATTTGCTGAAAACCAACCAGACTAGGTGGATGTTATTCTGTGGGCTTGCTTCAGTTAGCAGCAGAGTCCACTTGTCTATCCTTTACATACCATTGGATTGCACACATTCAAACACATTCTTCTCTTAGCTGATCTGAAGACAGTGGAGAATGACAtaggcaggtgggagggggggtggaaatgTTTCACTCCATCACAAAATACCAGTAACTGTACATCAAGGTTTTCGTGATACACAGCAGCAAATCTTCAAAAAGAGATAAAATGTTATTTTCTAAAACATTACCATAACCCAAAATTTCATAATGTTAGAAGCAGTAGCACGGGGTCAGTACTTGGAAATTTAATGAAAACTACTCAGAAATAGAAAAAGTTAAGCTGCATAAAGAGCAATGACTTAGGCATTTGCTGACAGCACATATAACTCATCAAGGATTCAGCCTGATGCTAGTTCAGGTAAGTTGTGGACCACAAATCTGTGCCtgtctgcaggttttgttactttgttagtgtcTTCTGAAAAAGTACCCATGTCTTGTTCCCCCAAAAAAATGAACTACAAAAAGTAAATGCATTCCTCATATATCTTTAAACCAAAAATACTTCAAAGAAAAAAGGAATTTAACAGAACAGCCAGTTAAATCAACAGGTAGAAACAGTATCGAGTATGCAAAACACAATCTGGTTTACAATGCATTCTTTTCAACTCTttgaattttttttcctttttaaatttaTCTTGGACCCAGTAATAAATCGTCAAAAAGGATGGAAAGGCATTTGGTCAATAGTGCAGCTTCTAAGATTTCTTCCTTTGCGTATCATGCATAAATTGGTTTATAAAAGTGCTATTCCAATCAGCTGGCTTCTTGTCAAAGATGATTCTAGTAACGAATTCTTTTAGCGTATACAAGATAGCCCTTTGATTTAATAATTCCTCTGCTTTTAACAATTACTGAATAGCGCAGCACCCACTTCGTTATCCATTCATATGCCAGATTGTCTTGAACGCTGGCAATCACAGCCTCTTGAAAACTTAACATGGGTATCAGTTCTTAAAGAGAAAGAAATGGAACATTTAGTGCAATCTGCTCGGTGCTTTAGAAAATAAAAATTACTTATTTATACCATGTCTTTTTAAGTCTCTGAAAACAATCCAAACGCTTCACTTGTGAAGAATTTGAAATGTAGCAATGTAATGCGGTGGCTACTGATTAAAGATAATAATTATTTGGATATGGGCATTTCTAGCAAGGCCAGTATTTACTGTCCAATCCAGTTGCCCTAAAGGTGGTGATGGCGAGTCTGCTATTGAGCAGGTAAGATTTCACACACTGATATATTAATGGTTGGTCCAATATTGGTCGGGACATCAGGATAACTGCACACTTCTCTTAGTACCATGGCATCATGAAATCTACCTGAACCACGAGAACAGTTTAACACCACATTTGGACTGGCAGAGCACTTCAATAAGAAATTCTGGAGTATACAGTCAGGGTTCCTGCAATATAAATGTGGATGCCTGCTGAGGAAAAGGTCGAGGGCTCAGCTGTTATGTTCCGGAGAATTAACACTGAGACTGTTCCTGGGCTCGCATGTGATTTTTTAGCCAAGCCTAATGAGGACACTGGCAGAACATATCCCTGCAATATTAGCAACTTCATGATAGAACTAAAGAAATGATTGTGAAGATAGAAACTGATCCAGCATGACcccattaaacccccccccccccccccccccccccacacacacacacacacacacacacacaagagcaaatccctgtctctctcaccaaaCATTTTTAATGGTCTTCAAATCAGGAATACACAGATTCTTACATACGcacaaagacagacacacacacacacagacatctcACCTTTAGGGTCACTGTGAGTCAGTAACTGTATGTCATATTCTTTAGCATAGGCAGTAAGCTCTGGTGGCATCACACAACAGGAAGCTAAATTTACCTGGTTACTGCTAGGTTTCACCTAGACACATGGAAGGAAAAAAGTTACAGGCAATGCTAGATAAACACAAAGATGCAATTTTCCAACTCCAGTGCACTAAACTATTCTCTGTCGAATTGCACTTGTCGAATCAAAAGACAAGAtttaaacataacagtaaagaaacagAAATGGGAATTGAAGTGCAGCATTCACAAATGGAGATAATCCTGAAAATTAaaatatccactggttctcctttatctacactacaggttacatcctcaaaaacacCAACAGGTTTGTCAGACCTATAGATGGAGGAAGGATGTTTCCATCGGCTGGCCGTGCTAGAACCACGGGACACTCAGAATAGGATATTTAGGATTGAAATGAGGAGCAATGAAATTTCCTCACTCTTGAGGTTggtgattctttggaattctctacctcagaggctgTGGTAGCTCAGCCAGATATCGATAGATtcaagacagatagatagattttgaaatgttggcagcatggtagtacggtggttagcactgctgcctcagcgctagGGTCCTGATTCAATTTCAACCTCAGGTGACTTGtcgagtttacacattttccccacatatgcgtgggtttcctccaggtgctccggtttccttccacagtccaaagatgtgcaaattaggtggattgactattctaaattgttccttagtatccaagggttaggtgggattacagagatTAGGGAATGGTcatgatagggtgctctttcagagggtccgtgtacacctaatggcctccatctgcactgtagggtttctatgattctatgttaaagGTTTCAGGGGAATATAGGTGTAGCGTGGGAAAATgttgttgaggtagaagatcatgatctatttgaatggcagagcatgcttgaTAGGCCAAAGGGCCTACTCTTCCCACCCTATGAACACATCTTCTAGCACAAGGCACTGgattactgtgcggagtctgcacatccttcccgtgtctgcgtgggtttcctccgggtgctccggtttcctcccacagtccaaagatgtgcaggttaggtggattgggcatgataaattgcccccttagtgtccaaaattgcccttagtgttggatgggttactgggttatggggatagggtggaggtgtggaccttgggtagggtgctctttccaagagccggtgcagacttgatgggctgaatggcctccttttgcactgtaaattctatgataacaatcAAGAGCAAGAACCGTGGCCACGTTTTCCACCTGCTGTATAGTCACTGGGACACCCGAGGTCAATGGCAGCTCAATTCACTGGTATCCCAGTTGAGAGCAATTACTTCTACTCAGATCGAGGCTTGAACCTTGAAGAGCTGAGCCAAGTTGATCCTATCATTTCCCTACATTCACATGCACACACAGCAGGGATCACTGGATAGGAATCAGGAATAGAAACTCTAGACAATGTCCCCAACTCAGACCAGTGCATCCACTTAGTACAATTTTAATGCCAGGCAATGAATCTTAAAAATATAGCTACTGGGGTATTCTTAATAAACCCAAAGaatgtttaaaaataaaataaaagcagcagcaaatCCAAGAGCAAATCTATCAACCAATACAACCAACATTTAACCTAATTTTTGTTGTTGCTCATAGCCTGTTtattgcagctgggcaggaagaagaatggcagggctatagtgataagggactcaatcgtaaagggaatagacaggcggttcggcggacgcaatcgagactcctggatggtatgttgcctccttggtgcaagggtcaaggatgtctcggagcggctgcaggacattctggggggggggggtgaataaccagctgtcgtggtgcacataggcaccaacggtataggtagaaaacgggacgaggtcctacaagctgaattcagggagttaggagttaaactaaaaagtaggacctcaagggtagtaatctcaggattgctaccagtgccatgagctagtcagagtaggaatgtcaggatagatagcatgaatgcgtggctcaagagatggtgcaagaggggggattcaaattcctggggcattggaaccggttctgggggaggtgggaccagtacaaaccggacggtctgcacctgggcaggactggaaccgatgtcctggggggggggggggggggatgtttgctagagctgttggggagggtttaaactaatgtggcaggggggtgggaaccgatgcaggaagttggaagatagtaaaacagtgacagaaacaaaggcagtaagggggaagtgtaaggcagggaagccatagtcaaaaatcaaaaagggcgacagtacaaggtacagtgactgaggggagctcagtgaataggaccagtaataccaaaaggaataaaacgggaagtaaaaacatgaatcgtaagcgacacggcaggttgttacatgaagatatgggttcaacgacaaggaaaactaGGAGAAAAgttgagaggaaatataacttgagaggttactgatcgaagtgattcaaaacagaggtaaaaaaaccaacataagtgtactttacctgaatgctcgtagtatttggaataaggtaaatgagttgatggcgcaaatcatcgtgaatgactatgatttagtggccattactgaaacatggtcacgactgggagttaaatatccaagggtatcaaactattcggaaggacagagtggatggtaagggaggtggtgcagcactgttatttaaggatgacatccgggcaatagtaagggatgacatcggtgcaatggaggataaggttgaatccatttgggtggtaatcaggaatagtaaggcgaaaaagtcactgataggagaagtctataggccaccaaatagtaacattatggtggggcaggcaataaacaaagaaataacggatgcatgtagaaatggtacagcagttatcatgggggattttaatctacatgtcgattggtttaaccaggtcggtcaaggcagccttgagggggagtttataaaatgtatccgcgatagtttcctagaacagtatgtaatggaacctacgaaggaacaagcggtcctagatctggtcctgtgcaatgagtcaggattgattcatgatctcatagttagggatcctctccgaaggagcgatcacaatatggtggaatttaaaatacagatggagggtgagaaggtaaaatcaaacactagtgttttgtgcttaaacaaaggagattacaatgggatgagagaacaactagctaaggtagactgggagcaaagactttatggtgaaacagttgaggaacagttgaggaccttccaagcgatttttcacagtgctcagcaaaggtttatatcaacaaaaaggaaggacggtagaaagagggaaaatcgaccgtggatatccaaggaaataagggagagtatcaaattgaaggaaaaagcatacaaagtggcaaagattagtgggagactagaggactgggaaatctttagggggtaacagaaagctactaaaaaagctataaagaagagtaagatagattatgagagtaaacttcctcagaatataaaaagatagtaaaagtttctacaaatatataaaacaaaaaagaatgactgaggtaaatattggtcctttagaggatgagaagggagatttaataatgggagatgagaaatggctgaggaactgaacaggttttttgggtcggtcttcacagtggaagacacaaataacatgccagtgactgatggaaatgaggctatgacaggtgaggacctggagaggattgttatcaccaaggtagtgatgggcaagctaatggggctaaaggtagataagtctcctggctctgatggaaagcatcccagagtgctaaaagagatggctagggaaattgcaaatgcactatagataatttaccaaaattcacaagactctggggtggtgccggcggattggaaattagcaaacgtgacaccactgtttaaaaaaggaggtaggcagaaagcgggtaattataggccagtgagcttaacttcggtagtagggaagatgctggaatctatcatcaaggaagaaatagcgaggcatctggatggaaattgtcccattgggcagacgcaacatgggttcataaagggcaggtcgtgcctaactaatttagtggaattttttgaggacattaccagtgcggtagataacggggagccaatggatgtggtatatctggatttccagaaagcctttgacaaggtgccacacaaaaggttgctgcataagataaagatgcatggcattaaggggaaagtagtagcatggatagaggattggttaattaatagaaagcaaagagtggggattaatgggtgtttctctggttggcaatcagtagctagtggtgtctctcagggatcagtgttggccccacaattgttcacaatttacatagattatttggagttggggaccaagggcaatgtgtccaagtttgcagatgacactaagatgagtggtaaagcaaaaagtgtagaggatactggatgtctgcagagggatttggataggctaagtgaatgggctagggtctggctgatgcaatacaatgttgacaaatgtgaggttatccattttgataggaataacagcaaaagggattattatttaaatgataaaatattaaaacatgctgctgtgcagagagacctgggtgtgctagtgcatgagtcgcaaaaagttggtttacaggtgattaagaaggtgaatggaattttgtccttcattgctagagggatggagtttaagactagggaggttatgctgcaattgaataaggtgttagtgaggcagcacctggagtagtgtgttcagttttggtctccttacttgagaaaggacgtactggtactggagggtgtgcagaggagattcactaggttaatcccagagctgaaggggttggattacgaggagaggttgagtagactgggactgtactcgttggaatttagaaggatgagtggggggatcttatagaaacatataaaattatgaagagaattgataggatagatgcaggcaggttgtttccactggcgggtgaaagcagaactagggggcatagcctcaaaataaggggaagtagatttaggactgagtttaggaggaacatcttcacccaaagggttgtgaatctatggaattctttgcccagtgaagcagtagaggatccttcattaaatgtttttaagataaagatagattagttttttgaagaatatagggattaagggttcaggccggaaagtggagctgagtccacaaaagatcagccatgatttcaatgaacggcggagcaggctcgaggggccagctgacctactcctgctcctagttcttatgttcttattgcacTTTGTGGTACATTCCAGATTGCAGTACAGCTAACGCTTAGAGGGAACATTGTACAGAATTTTATCCAAGAATATTTCAACCTGCTATTACCTGAGCCCACTGATAGAGTTGCTCTAAAAGTACTTTATCCAAATCAGATGTACCAATTGCTACAATGCTTTGACTTTGAACAAGAGTTTCCAGTTCTTCCCAATATGGTTGCAGGTGCGAGAGAGAAAGACTAGCTCCATCTTCGAGTGGAGGAGGAGCAATAATCACAGAGTCCAGCTGTGATACTGAAAGTGCCGAACAAGCTGCATTAAGTACAGAATTTGGGTTATTTCCAGGGCAACAACATTTTAAAACTTTAATGTTAATGAGTACTTTTTAATCTCCTCAAAAACAGATAGGTAGTAAAAACAAAAATATCATTTGAAAATTACATTTTTTAGTAGAAAAACCATTTAGTAGTACAGAATGTGAGTACTTCTGAAATAAGACATGTTGAAGCTTtttttcttgcactcatcaggacgcaAGAATACCGATATAAAAGGGAAAAACAAAAATTTATACTATATGAGAAAAGAATgctgattggcaagtggactcgGATCGGTAGAGGCATCgcaatggagaatgcaccagttgatggtgaccgaCAGATAACTGCTAAGCATAGTTTGAAATTTCACCCAGGCAGCTTGCCCCTCATTGGTCCAGACATCGCCCTAGAGAATGAATCAGCAAAAGGATGTCATTTATTTTATTTAGCTGAAACAGACCATGTGTGCATATGTTCTTTCGGTACCTAGCTTCCAGCACATGCAAAATGTGCCACACTGCAAGCCAGACTGACAATCCGAAATTGGTTTGAAGCATGATATTTAATAGTGAGGATTATTTAGTATGGCCTActcaaatagtgaatttcaatgccaaTGTGAGGCTAGGTATGTAGGTTGTATGTCCGAACGACTGTCAgatcgtatcaaacagcatgtcccagccATCTTCGCAATGAGCACATTAGACTGTACCCTAACCAGCTTGTGCTTGGGAAAACTCAAAAGTGACCTTTATAACTTAAAACAAGCACTAATCTCGGTGTgtttctggttgggggggggggggggggggagaaagagcgagagagagagagagagagagagagagagagagagagaaagtcccaAGGGTCAACATGTTGAAAGTTTTTACAATATTGGGAAATAAATTCAAAGGACACTTGCCACTTTTGTTGCACATTCACAGTTTGGCAGAAGATTAATAAGAATGTAGTAACAGGAGGCACCTTTTAATAGCTGAGTGGTCATTAACAAATGCCACAAATGATTACATTTAAATTCAAACATGTTTATGTATTATTATGGCATTACAAACTTCACAACATTTTTCAAGAGACTGACGTATTAACCGGCTTTATACAAACATCATGGCTGCTATTTCACTGAAAGCCACATTTTAGGAAAACTAGCTTTTCAAATAAAATATATGGAAATGGAATGGCTCAGTTTTGCTACCAAATGTATGTTAACTGTGCGCAAATTCCTGGTTATGCAACACAGTTCACTGCAAGTTAACCTTTTAAGAAAAAATGGGGAATAAACCACTTGAAACCAACAAATACACAGTCAAGTGGTGTCAAGGGGAAATGCTTAGgatatcagaagcacaaagggacttgggagtccttgttcaagattctcttcaggttaacgtgcaggttcagtcggcagttaggaaggtaaatgcaatgataGCACTcaagtcgagagggctagaatacaagaccagggatgtacttctgatgctgtataaggctctggtcagactccatttggaatattgtgagcagttttgggtcccgatccaaggaaggatgtgctggtcttggaaaagatccagaggaggttcacaagaatgaagaacttgtcgcatgaggaacggttgaggactcggtgtctgtactcggaatttagaaggctgaggggggatcttattgaaacttacaggatactgcaaggcctggatagagtggatgtggagaagatgtttccacttggaggaaaaactggaaccagaggacacaatctcagactaaaaggacgatcctttaaaactgagatgaagaggaatttcttcagccagagggtggtggtgaatctgtggaactctttcccgcagaaggctgtggaggccaaatcactgagtgtctttaaaacagagatagataggttcttgattaatcaggggatcaggggttatggggaggaggccggagaatgggtatgagaaaaataccagccatgattgaatggcggagcagactggatgggccgaatagcctaattctgctcctatgtcttatgatcttatcctCCTTCACACAAAAGCAGGCAAATAAAACACTTCAAAGTACACCAAAGGCAAGAGGCACTGGAGGTTCTTGTAATCTGGTAAAATATCATGGGAACCAGTAGCAGTCCGTGCGGTATTATTACCTGTCAACAGTATCTCTATTCTAAAAAGACACACTAATCATGTCTTTCAATTGGACGAATGTTTCAAAATACAATTGGACCTGCAAATCATAGTCATAAATAGAACATTTTCTCCAAAAACACATTTCAAGACCAACCTACTTAGAACATGCGGTTttgttaaatgttttcaaggtataAGTTTTAGAAAAACATATTGCAATAGAATTTTGCTACTTAATCACCTGCAGGGGTCACCACAGTTTTCATaggattcacagtgcagaaggagaccattcggcccatcgaatctgcaccggctcttggaaagagcacgctacttaagtaacccagtagccccacctaaccttttggaaactaaggtcaa
This window contains:
- the gclm gene encoding glutamate--cysteine ligase regulatory subunit isoform X1, with amino-acid sequence MSGCEMMQMEGGKQLFAQASAVSIHTGNIVNWSRLKKKCPTSPSEELQDCIRETLEKWCSQVSPELLKEPPATLECTITQDVDSISPEEREELKVSAKLFLSDPDSSGIKDAVKKACSALSVSQLDSVIIAPPPLEDGASLSLSHLQPYWEELETLVQSQSIVAIGTSDLDKVLLEQLYQWAQVKPSSNQVNLASCCVMPPELTAYAKEYDIQLLTHSDPKELIPMLSFQEAVIASVQDNLAYEWITKWVLRYSVIVKSRGIIKSKGYLVYAKRIRY
- the gclm gene encoding glutamate--cysteine ligase regulatory subunit isoform X2, producing the protein MSGCEMMQMEGGKQLFAQASAVSIHTGNIVNWSRLKKKCPTSPSEELQDCIRETLEKWCSQVSPELLKEPPATLECTITQDVDSISPEEREELKVSACSALSVSQLDSVIIAPPPLEDGASLSLSHLQPYWEELETLVQSQSIVAIGTSDLDKVLLEQLYQWAQVKPSSNQVNLASCCVMPPELTAYAKEYDIQLLTHSDPKELIPMLSFQEAVIASVQDNLAYEWITKWVLRYSVIVKSRGIIKSKGYLVYAKRIRY